Within the Candidatus Dependentiae bacterium genome, the region AAAAAGAATTTAGAAGATGTTTTTTTGGCATTAATGCAAGAAAATAAGGAATGATTATGAGTATGTTATTTCAAGTTGATATGAATGTATTAAAACAATTATTGAGTTTAAAATTTACAAATATAAGAAAAGTACTTTTTGATAAATTTATTAATTATTATATTTGGGCTTCTTGTACGATGTTTGTCTCTGGTTACTTAATGCAATCGTTTGGATTGTCAGAAAAATTTGGGGTTTTTCAGTTTGCAGGAATAATAGCATCTGGTGCAATATTTGAAATTTATGGAACTGCAGCAAAAATGGTGGCTGATTTTGAACATGATCAAATAATAGCGTATTATTTAACATTACCAACACATACAGCAACAGTTTTATGTAGTAATGTACTTTATAATACAATTGTTGGTAGTGTAATGGCAATATTCTTACTTCCATTAGCAAAATTAATATTATGGAGTCAGCTTAATTTTTTTGCTATTGCTTGGACAAAAT harbors:
- a CDS encoding ABC transporter permease: MSMLFQVDMNVLKQLLSLKFTNIRKVLFDKFINYYIWASCTMFVSGYLMQSFGLSEKFGVFQFAGIIASGAIFEIYGTAAKMVADFEHDQIIAYYLTLPTHTATVLCSNVLYNTIVGSVMAIFLLPLAKLILWSQLNFFAIAWTKFLFLLVLVNLVCSTASLLVAALIPSMDKFEMLWVRIIFPLWFLGGFQFSWDSVHAVAPKVSYFMLLNPIFYMTEGMRAVMLGQNGSINFWVCSLVLLITLIIMSIWSFKMLKKRLDFV